The Deinococcus humi genome has a segment encoding these proteins:
- a CDS encoding Ig-like domain-containing protein → MNDGRTSALVLLVTLGLTACGGGTPGPVTGAPELLAVSPANGAVGVRKDTNIELSFSQPMNRASVEAAYVSFSDGLRRDEVTFVWNANGTKVTVDPKGDLSYADGTAAPMTYSFLVGPSAASLSGGTLPESTVSFKTARLFKTVLGSQAGLDGYTSSRNTASSNAQIGSKIARAGGMSDMVPEGYATVSVRAFFSFDLSGLPLTVAPEDISAATLSLEQVTVYPTSAYADMSTEAEKLILEGVSYGDQLTIADFGLPALSLVTPTFSTDASLKRRSAEVLAQVRDDVRNRAARGNRTQYRLRFPKDQPEGNYGFADFATAEDSARAPGLELHYLAP, encoded by the coding sequence ATGAATGATGGACGCACATCGGCGCTGGTTCTGCTCGTGACCCTTGGCCTGACTGCCTGTGGCGGAGGGACGCCCGGCCCTGTGACCGGCGCGCCGGAACTCCTGGCCGTCAGCCCAGCGAACGGTGCGGTTGGCGTGCGCAAGGACACGAACATCGAACTGAGCTTCAGCCAACCCATGAACCGTGCGTCGGTGGAGGCGGCTTACGTGTCGTTCTCCGATGGGCTGCGCCGTGATGAGGTGACGTTCGTGTGGAATGCGAACGGCACGAAGGTGACGGTCGATCCGAAAGGCGACCTCAGCTACGCCGACGGCACGGCGGCGCCCATGACCTACAGCTTCCTGGTGGGACCAAGTGCGGCCAGCCTCAGCGGAGGAACACTCCCGGAGTCCACAGTGAGTTTCAAGACGGCCCGGCTGTTCAAGACGGTGCTGGGGAGCCAGGCAGGCCTGGACGGCTACACGTCCAGCCGCAACACGGCGTCCTCCAACGCGCAAATCGGCTCCAAAATCGCCCGGGCTGGCGGCATGTCCGACATGGTGCCGGAGGGGTACGCCACGGTGTCCGTTCGGGCGTTTTTCAGCTTCGATCTGTCTGGCCTGCCCCTGACCGTGGCCCCGGAAGACATCTCGGCCGCCACCCTGAGTCTGGAGCAGGTTACGGTTTACCCAACGAGCGCGTACGCCGACATGAGCACTGAGGCAGAAAAGTTGATTCTGGAGGGAGTGAGTTACGGTGATCAGCTCACCATCGCCGATTTCGGCCTCCCGGCTCTGAGTCTGGTGACGCCCACCTTCTCGACGGACGCCTCCCTAAAGCGGAGGAGCGCGGAGGTGCTGGCCCAGGTGCGTGACGACGTGAGGAACCGGGCGGCACGTGGCAACCGCACGCAGTACCGGTTGCGCTTCCCGAAGGATCAGCCTGAAGGCAACTATGGCTTCGCCGATTTCGCAACTGCGGAGGACAGTGCACGTGCGCCGGGCCTAGAACTCCACTACCTGGCACCCTGA
- a CDS encoding sensor histidine kinase, whose protein sequence is MRLTLRLRLALFSALATGLAVLLVATGLFFAVNSFLRQAQIERLLTTSAVIAVQLDAALQRASDRNWPFGVTKVGITQETLERLIDTRGQNRTVEVRIQLPGGGPLSEVHTTRFPPGVPLDLPLGVGVSGDQLLTVQDLRGSDLRLTVISDARALGEAREAFTRALAWLLPLALLLALGMGFFVAGRLLRPVRTLENAAREVGEGAQLRRPLPGAGEADELSRLALTLQGTFARLADARDREQAFMRAAAHDLRSPLAALTARVEGSLARDRDPARYRSDLQEIGTDITRLSTLTNHLLLLARDASQLAHAPVPLRELAADAVDRARELEPEADVDLIAPQPLTVAGDRVLLGQAIWNLTMNAVRHAPGATVTVTLEGAEGWATVTVHDDGPGVGADVLARLGEAFYRPDASRSGEGHGLGLALVRRAAELHGGTLTLSSAPGEGFTAALHLPA, encoded by the coding sequence ATACGCCTGACCTTGCGCCTGCGTCTGGCGCTGTTCTCAGCACTGGCCACCGGATTGGCCGTGTTGCTGGTGGCCACAGGCCTCTTCTTCGCCGTCAACAGTTTTCTGCGGCAGGCGCAGATCGAGCGGCTGCTGACCACCAGCGCGGTGATCGCGGTGCAACTGGACGCGGCCTTGCAGCGGGCCAGCGACCGCAACTGGCCCTTCGGCGTGACGAAGGTGGGGATCACCCAGGAGACCCTGGAACGGCTGATTGACACCAGGGGACAGAACCGCACGGTGGAGGTCAGAATCCAGCTCCCCGGCGGCGGGCCACTCTCCGAAGTCCACACCACGCGCTTTCCGCCGGGTGTGCCGCTGGACCTGCCCCTTGGCGTGGGCGTCAGCGGTGATCAGCTGTTGACGGTGCAGGACCTGCGCGGCTCGGACCTGCGCCTGACCGTGATCTCAGACGCGCGGGCGCTGGGTGAGGCGAGAGAGGCGTTTACGCGGGCGCTAGCGTGGCTGCTGCCGTTGGCGCTGCTGCTGGCGCTGGGCATGGGCTTCTTTGTGGCCGGGCGGCTGCTACGCCCCGTGCGGACACTGGAAAATGCGGCGCGCGAGGTGGGCGAGGGCGCGCAGCTGCGGCGTCCCCTGCCCGGCGCGGGCGAGGCCGACGAGCTGTCCCGGCTGGCGCTGACCCTGCAGGGCACCTTCGCCCGACTGGCCGACGCCCGTGATCGCGAGCAAGCCTTCATGCGGGCGGCCGCCCACGATCTGCGCTCGCCGCTGGCCGCCCTGACCGCCCGCGTGGAGGGCAGTCTGGCGCGTGACCGGGACCCCGCGCGCTACCGCAGCGACCTTCAGGAAATCGGCACCGACATCACGCGGTTGTCCACACTAACCAACCATCTGCTGCTGCTGGCGCGGGATGCCTCGCAACTGGCCCATGCGCCCGTGCCCTTGCGTGAACTGGCCGCCGATGCCGTGGACCGAGCCCGTGAGCTGGAGCCGGAAGCAGACGTTGACCTGATCGCCCCTCAGCCGCTGACGGTGGCCGGGGACCGGGTCCTGCTGGGACAGGCGATCTGGAACCTGACCATGAACGCCGTGCGCCACGCCCCTGGCGCCACCGTGACCGTCACGCTGGAGGGCGCGGAGGGCTGGGCCACCGTGACCGTCCACGATGACGGCCCTGGGGTGGGGGCGGACGTCCTGGCCCGTCTGGGCGAGGCCTTTTACCGCCCGGACGCCAGCCGCAGCGGCGAGGGCCATGGTCTGGGCCTGGCCCTGGTTCGCCGCGCCGCCGAGTTGCACGGCGGCACGCTGACCCTGAGCAGTGCGCCGGGTGAAGGCTTCACGGCGGCGCTGCACCTGCCTGCGTAG
- a CDS encoding response regulator transcription factor, whose translation MRLLLVEDDPRIAGPTVEALREAGYAVTWAQTGPKGLEAALLSDFPLVVLDVMLPGIDGFEIARELRGNGIESAILFLTARGDLGDRVQGLDLGGDAYLVKPFAVPELLATLRALSRRERGQTAPQVTFGAGRGALDTVARTVAWDGAEVAVTGREYSLLEALALTPERWFTREELLDRVWGPEFGGEARIVDVYVRYVRRKLAPEAITSERGRGYRVER comes from the coding sequence ATGCGCCTACTGCTGGTGGAAGACGATCCGCGCATCGCCGGGCCGACGGTGGAAGCGCTGCGGGAGGCAGGTTATGCCGTGACCTGGGCGCAGACTGGCCCTAAGGGGCTGGAGGCCGCACTGCTGAGCGACTTTCCATTGGTCGTGTTGGACGTGATGCTGCCCGGCATAGACGGCTTCGAGATCGCGCGCGAACTGCGCGGGAATGGTATCGAGTCGGCCATCCTGTTCCTCACCGCGCGCGGCGATCTGGGGGACCGGGTGCAGGGGCTGGACCTGGGCGGCGACGCGTATCTGGTCAAGCCGTTCGCCGTGCCGGAACTGCTGGCGACCTTGCGGGCGCTGTCGCGGCGGGAACGGGGCCAAACTGCGCCGCAGGTCACGTTCGGGGCCGGGCGCGGTGCGCTGGACACGGTGGCCCGCACCGTGGCGTGGGACGGCGCGGAGGTGGCAGTCACAGGCCGTGAATACTCGCTGCTCGAAGCCCTGGCGCTGACGCCCGAACGCTGGTTCACGCGAGAGGAGCTGCTGGACCGTGTGTGGGGGCCGGAATTTGGCGGCGAGGCCCGCATCGTGGACGTCTATGTACGCTACGTGCGGCGCAAACTGGCCCCGGAGGCGATCACCAGCGAGCGCGGGCGCGGTTACCGGGTGGAACGGTGA
- the rplU gene encoding 50S ribosomal protein L21, producing the protein MFAIIQTGGKQYRVQEGDVIRVESLAGEAGDTLDLTPIFVGGESALFGDAVSNYVVNAEVVEHGRGPKIYIRKYKSGVQYRRRTGHRQDFTAIKITGIKG; encoded by the coding sequence ATGTTTGCAATTATTCAGACCGGCGGCAAGCAGTACCGCGTGCAGGAAGGCGACGTGATCCGCGTGGAAAGCCTGGCGGGCGAGGCCGGCGACACGCTGGACCTGACCCCCATCTTCGTGGGCGGTGAGAGCGCCCTGTTCGGCGACGCCGTGAGCAACTACGTGGTGAATGCCGAAGTCGTGGAGCACGGCCGCGGCCCGAAGATCTACATCCGCAAGTACAAGAGCGGCGTCCAGTACCGCCGCCGCACCGGCCACCGCCAGGATTTCACGGCGATCAAAATCACCGGGATCAAGGGTTAA
- the rpmA gene encoding 50S ribosomal protein L27: MAHKKGVGSSKNGRDSQPKYLGVKKFGGEVVKAGNILVRQRGTKFKAGPGVGMGRDHTLFALEHGRVVFSNRGNTGRFISIEAVNAAPTEIAAD, encoded by the coding sequence ATGGCACACAAGAAAGGCGTAGGTTCGTCCAAGAACGGACGTGACAGCCAGCCCAAGTACCTGGGCGTCAAGAAGTTTGGCGGCGAAGTGGTCAAGGCCGGCAATATCCTGGTCCGCCAGCGCGGCACCAAGTTCAAGGCTGGCCCCGGCGTGGGCATGGGCCGCGATCACACCCTGTTCGCACTGGAGCATGGCCGCGTCGTCTTTAGCAACCGGGGCAACACGGGCCGCTTCATCAGCATTGAAGCTGTGAACGCTGCCCCCACTGAAATCGCCGCCGACTGA
- a CDS encoding TrkH family potassium uptake protein, which yields MTRRSDSLPRRALSARLTPAQLLALVYAVGILIGTGLLHLPGVQRAGGAALTSVDLLFTATSAICITGLVVADTGEAFTRLGQVIIIVLVQIGGLGILTFGTLFAFLTGRRLNFSERQGLVAQLNALSVGGVLPLLRAILTYTLVTELIGAVLLSFRFVPQYGLGEGLYQAIFHSVSAYNNGGFVVLASGMSPYAQDPLVCLTISALVILGGLGFLVQLNYVSHLLNPRKNRLLVYSRLTMLTTGVLLALGTLVILVLEWENSKTLGALSTPGKFLSAFFQSMTPRSGGFSTVDIEAMNTATIFTLIGLMFIGANSGSTGGGIKTSTFAILVGSAWNMVRGRGELIVFQRRVLGENVVRAGSITTLYTLLVTGAFFLMLATNPKLGFTHLLFETVSAAATVGLSMNTTHLLNDPGLLILTALMYLGRIGPLTFAVAFSLRSTQRRNIKYPPERDILVG from the coding sequence GTGACCCGCCGCTCCGATTCCCTGCCCCGCCGTGCCCTGAGTGCCCGGCTGACGCCCGCACAACTGCTGGCGCTGGTGTACGCCGTGGGCATCTTGATCGGCACCGGCCTGCTGCACCTGCCCGGCGTTCAGCGGGCAGGCGGGGCGGCGCTGACCAGTGTGGACCTGCTGTTCACGGCCACCAGCGCCATCTGTATCACCGGTCTGGTGGTGGCCGACACGGGCGAGGCGTTCACGCGGCTAGGACAGGTCATCATCATCGTCCTGGTGCAGATCGGTGGACTGGGCATCCTGACCTTCGGCACGCTGTTTGCCTTCCTGACGGGCCGGAGGCTGAACTTCAGCGAGCGGCAGGGCCTGGTGGCGCAGCTGAACGCCCTGAGCGTGGGCGGCGTGCTGCCGCTGCTGCGGGCCATCCTGACGTATACGCTGGTGACTGAGCTGATCGGCGCGGTGCTGCTGTCCTTCCGCTTCGTGCCGCAGTACGGGCTGGGTGAGGGTCTGTATCAGGCCATCTTCCACTCGGTGAGCGCCTACAACAACGGCGGTTTCGTGGTGCTGGCGAGCGGCATGAGCCCTTACGCGCAGGACCCGCTGGTCTGCCTGACCATCAGCGCGCTGGTGATCCTGGGCGGGCTGGGTTTTCTAGTTCAGCTGAACTACGTCTCGCACCTGCTGAACCCGCGCAAGAACCGCCTGCTGGTCTACAGCCGCCTGACCATGCTGACCACTGGCGTGCTGCTGGCGCTGGGCACGCTGGTGATCTTGGTCCTGGAGTGGGAGAACAGCAAGACCCTCGGGGCGCTGTCCACGCCCGGCAAGTTCCTGTCTGCCTTTTTCCAGAGCATGACACCACGTTCGGGCGGCTTCTCCACCGTTGATATTGAGGCGATGAACACGGCCACCATCTTCACCCTCATCGGCCTGATGTTCATCGGGGCGAACAGCGGCTCGACGGGTGGCGGCATCAAAACCAGCACCTTCGCCATCCTGGTGGGCAGCGCGTGGAACATGGTGCGCGGACGTGGAGAGCTGATCGTGTTTCAGCGGCGGGTGCTGGGTGAGAATGTGGTGCGAGCCGGCAGCATCACCACTCTGTACACGCTGCTGGTGACCGGGGCATTCTTTCTGATGCTCGCCACCAACCCAAAGCTGGGCTTCACGCACCTGCTCTTCGAGACGGTCAGTGCCGCCGCCACGGTGGGTCTGAGCATGAACACCACCCACCTGCTGAACGATCCGGGGTTGCTGATCCTGACCGCGCTGATGTACCTGGGCCGGATTGGCCCACTGACCTTCGCGGTGGCCTTCAGCCTGCGCAGTACCCAGAGGCGCAACATCAAGTACCCGCCAGAGCGGGATATTCTGGTGGGGTGA
- a CDS encoding potassium channel family protein, with translation MKTKQCLVIGLGRFGTAVATTLYEMGHEVVAVDHNEENVERVMNLVTHAAIVDASDERALRSIGVGDFDVVVVAIGTDVQANILATMNAKSLGAAYVVTKAVDEMARRVLERIGADLVIRPEHDMGVRLARQIATPNIVDTLDLGGDYAIVEIEANERLKGSLRDLNLTGRFGVQIIAVSRAGKIEVTPRAEDELRPHDKLVLIGTSHNIDELRRYLGE, from the coding sequence ATGAAGACCAAACAATGCCTCGTGATCGGCCTGGGCCGTTTCGGCACCGCCGTCGCCACCACCCTCTATGAAATGGGCCACGAAGTCGTGGCGGTGGACCACAACGAGGAAAACGTGGAACGGGTCATGAACCTGGTGACGCACGCGGCCATCGTGGACGCCAGCGACGAGCGGGCGCTGCGCTCAATTGGGGTGGGTGATTTCGACGTGGTGGTGGTGGCCATCGGCACCGACGTGCAGGCCAACATCCTCGCCACCATGAATGCCAAGAGTCTGGGCGCGGCCTACGTGGTCACCAAGGCGGTGGACGAGATGGCCCGGCGCGTGCTGGAACGCATCGGCGCGGATCTGGTGATTCGCCCCGAACACGACATGGGCGTGCGGCTGGCCCGTCAGATCGCCACCCCCAACATCGTGGACACGCTGGATCTGGGCGGCGACTACGCCATCGTGGAAATCGAGGCCAACGAGCGGCTCAAGGGCAGCCTGCGCGATCTGAACCTGACCGGGCGCTTCGGCGTGCAGATCATCGCGGTCAGCCGCGCGGGCAAGATCGAGGTGACCCCCCGTGCTGAGGATGAGTTGCGGCCCCACGACAAACTGGTGCTGATCGGCACCAGCCACAACATCGACGAGTTGCGGCGGTATCTGGGGGAGTAG
- a CDS encoding SDR family NAD(P)-dependent oxidoreductase, with product MTSPSTPGRRVVVLTGASSGIGLATARELAARGHALVLAARREAQLTALARELDPGGGRVIAVPADVADDSSRRALIEAARAHFGQIDVLINNAGVTVEQGWWWDDPDPLRVIRINLEAPIELVRLVLPEMRSRGSGHIVNIGSVAGRAATNGMYSASKFGIRGFSHGLRRELLGSGVDVSLIAPGFVRSEMTARARLPMPGPEVVARAVADVLERPRREVTVPGIYRAVALLDAVLPGLADRIVKRVVIARRYGSR from the coding sequence ATGACTTCACCTTCAACCCCTGGCCGCCGCGTGGTGGTGCTGACGGGCGCCTCCAGCGGTATCGGCCTGGCGACGGCGCGTGAGCTGGCTGCGCGTGGACACGCGCTGGTGCTGGCCGCCCGCCGCGAGGCTCAGCTCACCGCCCTGGCCCGCGAACTCGATCCAGGCGGCGGGCGGGTGATCGCCGTGCCCGCCGATGTGGCCGACGACAGCTCGCGCCGCGCCCTGATAGAGGCGGCCCGCGCCCATTTCGGTCAGATTGACGTGCTGATCAACAACGCCGGGGTCACGGTGGAGCAGGGCTGGTGGTGGGACGATCCCGATCCATTGCGGGTAATCCGTATCAACCTCGAAGCGCCCATCGAACTGGTACGTCTGGTGCTGCCCGAGATGCGCTCACGCGGCAGCGGCCACATTGTCAACATCGGCTCGGTGGCGGGGCGGGCAGCCACCAATGGGATGTACAGCGCCAGCAAGTTTGGGATACGCGGCTTCTCGCACGGGCTGAGGCGGGAGTTGCTGGGCAGCGGCGTGGACGTCAGCCTGATCGCCCCCGGCTTCGTGAGGAGCGAGATGACCGCCCGTGCGCGCCTCCCCATGCCGGGGCCGGAGGTGGTGGCCCGCGCCGTGGCAGATGTGCTGGAGCGCCCACGCCGGGAGGTGACGGTGCCGGGGATCTACCGGGCTGTGGCGCTGCTCGATGCCGTGCTGCCGGGGCTGGCAGACCGCATCGTGAAACGGGTGGTGATCGCGCGGCGATACGGCAGTCGCTGA
- a CDS encoding S8 family serine peptidase: MKLSALTLPLLCAALLNVEGQAAAPGAIPALPPGQTVPAPQVPAPRPAAPNPSPPEIAPSAPGRPQTAPPLVPLPTTPQQVRPTLPTTYQPSDPLYARQWDMTTIGMPQAWALLPEAVKTVSTLKTPPITVAVLDTGFVNSPELTGRIVNGYDFVRDPVRAGDGNGRDRDASGVGQFAYHGEVVANIIAAAHDGRGMAGIHPSARIVQVRVAGVDGLIDPQDLADGLRWAAGLAVPGVPTNPNPAKVLNLSLFADFIPLTGCDARIQKAVTAVTARGALIVVGAANDGADAAGYSPAGCRGVLTVTSATQGGARPAYANWGRSVALAAPGGETDHGIPVSSLSGAGGERSPNGTSMAAPHVSGVASLILSARPRLTPAQLQSLLTRTATPFPAGHCDPDPTRSCGSGTLNAGAAVRTALASSLGK; the protein is encoded by the coding sequence GTGAAGCTGTCCGCATTGACCCTGCCTCTGCTGTGCGCCGCCCTGCTGAATGTAGAAGGACAGGCCGCTGCACCGGGCGCCATTCCCGCGCTGCCGCCGGGGCAGACAGTTCCTGCACCTCAAGTCCCAGCGCCCAGACCTGCGGCCCCGAATCCATCGCCACCCGAGATCGCCCCGTCCGCCCCGGGCCGGCCGCAGACCGCACCTCCACTGGTGCCGCTGCCCACCACGCCCCAGCAGGTCAGGCCAACCCTGCCCACCACCTACCAGCCCAGCGATCCGCTGTATGCCCGGCAGTGGGACATGACCACCATCGGGATGCCGCAGGCCTGGGCGCTGCTGCCGGAAGCCGTGAAGACGGTCAGCACCTTGAAGACACCGCCAATCACGGTGGCCGTGCTGGACACTGGCTTTGTGAACTCGCCGGAACTGACCGGGCGGATCGTCAATGGCTACGATTTCGTGCGTGATCCGGTGCGGGCCGGAGACGGCAACGGCCGCGACAGGGATGCCAGTGGGGTGGGCCAATTCGCCTACCACGGCGAGGTGGTGGCCAACATCATCGCTGCCGCGCATGACGGGCGCGGCATGGCAGGCATCCATCCCTCGGCGCGGATCGTGCAAGTCCGGGTGGCGGGCGTGGACGGCCTGATCGACCCGCAGGATCTGGCCGACGGACTGCGCTGGGCCGCGGGCCTCGCGGTACCGGGCGTCCCGACCAACCCCAATCCGGCCAAAGTGCTGAACCTGAGCCTCTTTGCGGACTTCATTCCGCTGACTGGCTGCGACGCCCGCATTCAGAAGGCGGTGACGGCCGTCACCGCCAGGGGCGCCCTGATCGTTGTGGGGGCCGCCAACGACGGGGCGGACGCGGCAGGGTACTCGCCCGCAGGCTGCCGGGGCGTGCTGACCGTGACCAGCGCCACGCAGGGCGGCGCGCGCCCGGCTTACGCCAACTGGGGCCGCAGCGTTGCTCTTGCCGCGCCGGGGGGCGAGACCGACCACGGGATTCCAGTCAGCAGCCTGAGCGGGGCGGGGGGAGAGCGCAGCCCGAATGGCACCAGCATGGCGGCCCCGCACGTCAGTGGCGTCGCCAGCCTGATCCTGAGCGCCCGCCCCCGCCTGACGCCCGCGCAACTCCAGAGCCTGCTGACCCGCACCGCGACCCCGTTTCCCGCCGGCCACTGTGATCCGGACCCGACCCGGTCCTGCGGCAGTGGCACCCTGAATGCCGGGGCCGCCGTCCGGACGGCGCTGGCCTCCAGTCTGGGAAAATGA